A section of the Triticum dicoccoides isolate Atlit2015 ecotype Zavitan chromosome 7A, WEW_v2.0, whole genome shotgun sequence genome encodes:
- the LOC119332388 gene encoding protein HEADING DATE 3A, which translates to MAGRDRDPLVVGRVVGDVLDPFVRTTNLRVTFGNRTVSNGCELKPSMVAQQPRVEVGGNEMRTFYTLVMVDPDAPSPSDPNLREYLHWLVTDIPGTTGASFGQEVMCYESPRPTMGIHRFVLVLFQQLGRQTVYAPGWRQNFNTRDFAELYNLGPPVAAVYFNCQREAGSGGRRMYN; encoded by the exons ATGGCCGGGAGGGACAGGGACCCGCTGGTGGTTGGCAGGGTTGTGGGAGACGTGCTGGACCCCTTTGTCCGGACCACCAACCTCAGGGTGACCTTCGGGAACAGGACCGTGTCCAACGGCTGCGAGCTCAAGCCGTCCATGGTCGCCCAGCAGCCCAGGGTTGAGGTGGGCGGCAATGAGATGAGGACCTTCTACACACTC GTGATGGTAGACCCAGATGCTCCAAGTCCAAGCGATCCCAACCTTAGGGAGTATCTCCACTG GCTTGTGACAGATATCCCCGGTACAACTGGTGCCTCGTTCGGGCAGGAAGTGATGTGCTATGAGAGCCCTCGTCCGACCATGGGGATCCACCGCTTCGTGCTCGTGCTCTTCCAGCAGCTCGGCCGGCAGACGGTGTACGCCCCCGGGTGGCGCCAGAACTTCAACACCAGGGACTTCGCCGAGCTCTACAACCTCGgcccgcccgtcgccgccgtctaCTTCAACTGCCAGCGTGAGGCCGGCTCCGGTGGCAGGAGGATGTACAATTGA